DNA sequence from the Deinococcus budaensis genome:
GTCCAGGATGATAAAGGCGTCGTTGAGGGTGCGCCCGCGCATAAAGGCGAGGGGAGCGATCTCGATCACGCCGCTGGTGAGGTACGACTCGAACTTCTCCTGGTCGAGCATGTCCTGAAGCGAGTCGTAGAGGGGGCGCAGGTAGGGGTCGATCTTGGCCTGGAGGTCGCCGGGCAAAAAGCCCAGCTTCTCGCCCGCCTCGACCGCCGGGCGGGTCAGGATGATGCGCTTGACCTTCTTGGCCTTGAGGGCCTGCACCGCCATCGCCACCGCGAGGTAGGTTTTGCCCGTTCCGGCAGGACCGACCCCGAAGGTGATGTCCGCGCCTTCGATCTTGTCGAGGTAGACCTTCTGGCCGGGCGTCTTGGGCTTGAGGCCGCGCGGCAGGCTCAGGCCCGAGACCTGGGTTTCTTGCGCCAGGCTGCGGCCCTCGCCGCTGAGCCGGGCGCTGCGCAGCAGGCTCTCGGGGGTCAGCTCGCCGCCCGACCGCACCACGTCGAGGGCGTCGCGCACCATCCGCTCGGCGGCCTGCAAGGTCTCGGCGCTGTCGGCGGTGATGGTGACCGTCTCGCCGCGCGTGGTGATCTTGGCCGGGGTCAGCTCGCGCATCCGGCGCAGGTTGGCGTCGCCCGCGCCGAGCAGCTCGAAGGCCTCGCGCTGGTTGTGCAATTGCAGGGTGGCGGAGACGCCCGCGCCCGCCGCCTCGGTCGCGGTGGGGGGCAGGGGGGTGGGCTGGCCGGGGGTGCGGTCTGTCAACTGGACTCCTGTCGGGGCACGTCGGCCCCCTGAACTCGGCGCGTCAAAGCGCACTCTCCCCCCAGTGGTGTGCTGGCGGGAGTCTGGAAGGGGGAGGGCATTGCAACGCCCCTATTGTCTGGCGTGCGGCCGGACCCGGGCGTGGGATGATCCACATTTCCCGCCGGAACCGCCGCCCGCCGTGGCGAGCCTGCGGGCAGAGAGGAGAACGGCGCCAGCGCACGACGAGAAAAACGGCGCTGTTTCTGGCCCAGGGCGTGCTCTAGACTTGCGGGCGTGAACCCTTCCGGCGCGCTGCGCGCCTACCTGTATGCCGACCCCGCCGCGCATTCCCGCTCGCCCGCCCTGCACCGCGCCGCTTTCGCCCATGCGGGCTTGCCGGGCGAGTACACGGCGCTGCGGGTGCCTGCGCCTGACCTGCCCGCCGCCCTGGCCCGCCTGCGGACCCCCGGCACCCTGGGCGCCAACCTCAGCCTGCCGCACAAGGAAGCGGCGCTCCCCTGGCTCGACGAGCTGTCGGACGCGGCGCGGGCGGTCGGGGCGGTGAACACGGTGATTCACCGGGGCGGGCGGCTGATCGGAGAGAACACCGACGCGCCGGGGCTGCTGGCCGCCTTGCACGGGTTGGGCGTGGGAGCTGCCGGCGACCGAGCAGTGGCCGGACCCGTCGTCGTGCTGGGTGCGGGTGGAGCGGCCAGGGCGGCGGTCTACACCGCCCTGATCCTGATGAAACGCGACGTGTTGATCGTCAACCGGACCCGGGTGCGGGCGGAAGAACTGGCCGCCTCCTGGGCGCAGGCAGAGGCCGGAGCGGAGGTCCGGGCCGCCGATCTCGCTGCCGTTCCCTGGCCCCAGGTCCGCCTGATCGTCAACGCCTCCAGCGCCGGGCTGGACGCGCCGGGGCAAACGCCGCTGCCGGGCTTCGACTTCTCCGCGCTGGCCCCCGGCGCCCTGGTCTACGACATGGTGTACAGCCCCCGCGAGACCCGGCTGCTGCAAGACGCCCGCGCCGCCGGGGTCCGCGCCGAGAACGGCCTGGGCATGCTCGCGCACCAGGCCAGGCTGGCGTTCCGGGCCTGGACCGGAGTGGACGTGCCGGCCGGGGCGCTGCTCGCGGCGCTGGAGGAAGCGTGAGGCGCGGCCTGAGGCGGGGCTTTCCGGCGGGGCATCACCTGCCGCTGGCGGTGCTGGTGCTGGTGCTGCTGCTGAGCGTGGTGGCGGCGGCGCTGCTGCACCGCTTCGTGCTCGACCAGCAGGAGGCGCGCTTTGGCCGCGAGGTGAGCGCCCACACCGCCAGCCTGCGTGACCGCCTGAGCGACTACGAGAACCTGCTGCGCGCCAGCCGCTCGTTCTGGCGGGTGGAGCAGGGGCCGGACCAGACCACCTTTTCCACCTATGTGGACAACCTCGACCTGCGCCGGCGCTTTCCGGGCGTGCTGGCCGTGGGGTTCGTGCGCTGGAGCGGGCCACCGGGCCGCCCGGCGCGGGCCACCATCGAGCGCATCGCGCCGCTGGCCGACGTGAACCGGGCCGCCCTGGGCTTTGACATGATGGCCGAACCCCGCCGCCGCGAGGCGATCTTGCTGGCGCGCGAGCGCGAGGACATCCAGGTGAGCCAGCCGGTCAAGCTGGTGCAGCGCGGCCCGGACGGCCAGCCGCTGAACGGCATGCTGCTGTTTTTGCCGGTGCGCGAGGCGGGCCAGCTTGAAGGTCTGGTCTACCTCGCGCTGCGCACCGATCAGTTTCTGGCGGGCCTGACGCCGCCTGACGCCACCCCCGGCGTGACGGTCCGCACGCTGCTCAACGGGCAGCCGCTGGGGGGATCAGCGTTCGCCGCCCTGCCCGGACAGGCCGCGTTCAGCGCGGCGACCCGCGTGAACACGGCGGGCGCGCAGTGGCAGCTCGTCTTCAGCGCGCCGGGCAGCTTCGGGCGCGACGCGGCGGCGGCGGTGCCGGTGGCGGTGCTGGTGGCGGGGCTGCTGGTGGCGGGGCTGGCCTTTTTGCTGATGCAGGCGCAGGTGCGTGCCCGGCAGCGGGCCGAGGAGGCGTCCGCCACCCTCTCGCTGTCGCGCGCCCGGTTGGAGCGCTCGCGCGCCGAGTTCGAGGCGATCTTCCAGTCGATTCAGGACGCGGCGGTCTTCGCGGACCTCTCGGGGCGGGTGCAGCTGGTCAACCGGGCGCTGGCCTCGCAGTTCGGGCACACGCCCGAAGCCTTGATCGGCCAGCCGCTGTCCCGGCTGCACGTGGACCGCCGCCTGGAAAACCGCGCGGCCTTTCAGGCGCTCACCACCCCGTACCGCCGCGCCGACGGCACGGTCTTTTCCGGCGAGGCCCAGCGCAGCGAGGTGACCGGGGCCGGGGGCGAGGTCCTGGGGCTGCTGGAGGTCGTGCGCGACGTGACCGGGCGCCTGGAAGCCGAGCGGGCCGTGCAGGCCGGAGAGCGCCGGTCGCGCGCGGTGCTCGACGCCATTCCGCACATCCTGTGGGTGAGTGACCCCCAGGGGCAGGTCACCTACGTGAACGCCCAGCACCGCGAGCGGTTGGCCCCGGTTGCGCCGGACGGCTCCCCGGAAAACCAAGCGGGCGTGCGCGAGCGGGTCCATCCCGAAGACCGCCCCGTCTATGCCCGGATGTGGGAAGACGCCTACGCCTCGGGCGAGCGCGCCCAGAGCGAGGTGCGGCTGGCCGTCGGGGAGG
Encoded proteins:
- a CDS encoding PhoH family protein yields the protein MTDRTPGQPTPLPPTATEAAGAGVSATLQLHNQREAFELLGAGDANLRRMRELTPAKITTRGETVTITADSAETLQAAERMVRDALDVVRSGGELTPESLLRSARLSGEGRSLAQETQVSGLSLPRGLKPKTPGQKVYLDKIEGADITFGVGPAGTGKTYLAVAMAVQALKAKKVKRIILTRPAVEAGEKLGFLPGDLQAKIDPYLRPLYDSLQDMLDQEKFESYLTSGVIEIAPLAFMRGRTLNDAFIILDEAQNTTGEQMKMFLTRMGYSSKVVVTGDVTQIDLPRHITSGLAVAKRVLSRIEGIAWHEFTEVDVVRHPLVGRIIKAYEAAEDAEEDKRAARRGEFASIPEAEGDRP
- the aroE gene encoding shikimate dehydrogenase produces the protein MNPSGALRAYLYADPAAHSRSPALHRAAFAHAGLPGEYTALRVPAPDLPAALARLRTPGTLGANLSLPHKEAALPWLDELSDAARAVGAVNTVIHRGGRLIGENTDAPGLLAALHGLGVGAAGDRAVAGPVVVLGAGGAARAAVYTALILMKRDVLIVNRTRVRAEELAASWAQAEAGAEVRAADLAAVPWPQVRLIVNASSAGLDAPGQTPLPGFDFSALAPGALVYDMVYSPRETRLLQDARAAGVRAENGLGMLAHQARLAFRAWTGVDVPAGALLAALEEA